In Thermodesulforhabdus norvegica, a single window of DNA contains:
- a CDS encoding transketolase C-terminal domain-containing protein: MRKVFWEGNEAVAWGALHAGCRFFAGYPITPATTILHTMLRILPPNGGIVMQGEDEIASIGFCIGASMAGYKAMTATSGPGISLYSENISFAIACEIPLVIVDVQRLGPSTGSATRGADGDVQFIRWSNTGGFPTIVLCPTTVSDCYSLTIHAFNLAERFRCPVFIASNKEIGMTREVIDLDELEKPPLLDRMEAPKEEVYLPYRVSSDGRVPYFLPIGARGRLSRFTSSTHGEDGYITTNPEHIERQNRRLEEKLISSVDEFTFYDYFHKDNADTLVISYGITARSALEAARTLESKAQTVSLLVLKTLWPVPEKLIREKAKDYERIAVVEMNTGQYVREISRVLCRDDIISITKMNGTLITPEEIERSLSK; the protein is encoded by the coding sequence ATGAGAAAGGTATTCTGGGAGGGTAACGAAGCCGTAGCCTGGGGAGCACTGCATGCAGGCTGCCGCTTCTTTGCGGGCTATCCCATTACACCGGCTACCACAATCTTACACACCATGTTGAGAATCCTTCCTCCTAACGGTGGAATAGTGATGCAGGGAGAAGATGAAATCGCTTCTATAGGTTTCTGTATCGGTGCATCCATGGCAGGATACAAGGCCATGACGGCCACATCGGGCCCCGGTATAAGCCTTTATAGCGAAAATATTTCTTTCGCCATTGCCTGCGAAATACCTCTTGTTATTGTTGACGTTCAGCGCCTGGGCCCTTCCACCGGGTCTGCAACGAGAGGAGCCGATGGGGACGTCCAGTTCATCAGATGGTCAAACACCGGCGGCTTTCCTACAATTGTGCTGTGTCCCACCACCGTCTCGGATTGTTACTCTCTGACGATCCATGCTTTCAATCTCGCCGAAAGATTCCGCTGTCCCGTCTTTATTGCTTCCAACAAGGAAATCGGAATGACCCGTGAGGTGATTGACCTGGATGAACTGGAAAAACCGCCTCTCCTAGACCGGATGGAAGCACCGAAGGAAGAGGTGTATCTGCCCTATAGAGTCTCCTCCGATGGTCGGGTTCCTTATTTCCTGCCCATTGGCGCCAGAGGTAGACTCAGTCGCTTTACTTCCTCCACTCACGGAGAAGACGGCTACATTACCACTAACCCTGAACACATAGAAAGACAGAACAGACGGCTTGAAGAAAAGCTGATTTCCTCGGTGGATGAGTTTACCTTTTACGACTATTTTCATAAAGATAACGCAGACACACTGGTGATATCCTACGGAATAACCGCTCGGTCTGCTCTGGAAGCGGCCAGAACCCTGGAATCCAAGGCCCAAACTGTGAGCCTTCTGGTGCTGAAAACCCTGTGGCCTGTGCCGGAGAAGCTGATAAGAGAAAAAGCTAAGGATTACGAAAGGATCGCCGTGGTTGAAATGAATACAGGCCAGTATGTGCGGGAAATCAGCAGGGTGCTCTGTAGAGATGACATCATCTCGATAACCAAAATGAACGGGACACTCATAACGCCTGAGGAGATAGAAAGGAGTCTTTCTAAATGA
- the ilvD gene encoding dihydroxy-acid dehydratase: MSYLKITKTYRSRIIVDGPARAGQRAHLRSLGLLDRDLDKPFIGIVNSWNEMHPGHRHLRELSEEVKKGVYEAGGIPFEFNTIAICDGITQGHRGMCYVLPSRDWIADSIELVVEAQQLDGLVFIGGCDKIEPAMLMAMARLNLPSIMVTGGPMLPGYFQGRKVAIPDMREGVGRWRRGELTDEEVLKLECSVCPGPGSCAMMGTANTMACFAEVLGVTLPGSSTAHAVSSEKKRIARQSGLEVLRLVREDIKPRDIMTRGAFENAVRVCAAVGGSTNLLLHAPAIAAEAEIDISLKDFDTLSRTTPYICHLKPAGPFTLLDLDMAGGIPAVCKRLMPLLNPDEVNVLGMKIRDVAARAVINDDEVIRPLDNPVKEEGSYAILFGTLAPDGACVKQTGVDLSVKYFRGRARVFDNEQDAEHAIYDGKIKPGDVVVIRYEGPKGGPGMREMLSATAALVGMGLGKECALVTDGRFSGSTRGLCVGHVSPEAALGGPIAYVMDGDVIEIDLPGRRIDLKVDEAELERRRKTVKIREKAVKGVLARYSMLVGKVSEGARLRE, encoded by the coding sequence GTGAGCTATTTAAAGATCACAAAGACCTACAGAAGCAGAATAATCGTTGATGGGCCTGCAAGGGCAGGCCAGAGGGCCCATCTCCGTTCTCTCGGGCTTCTGGATCGGGATTTGGATAAACCCTTTATCGGGATTGTTAACTCCTGGAATGAGATGCATCCGGGTCATCGACATTTGAGGGAGTTGAGTGAAGAGGTTAAGAAAGGTGTGTACGAGGCTGGAGGTATTCCTTTTGAGTTCAATACCATAGCAATATGTGACGGTATTACGCAGGGGCATCGTGGGATGTGTTACGTTTTGCCCAGCAGGGACTGGATAGCCGACTCCATTGAACTGGTGGTGGAGGCTCAGCAACTGGACGGTCTGGTTTTTATCGGTGGATGCGACAAGATTGAGCCGGCAATGCTCATGGCAATGGCACGGCTGAATCTCCCGTCAATTATGGTAACCGGTGGTCCGATGTTGCCCGGTTATTTTCAGGGCCGCAAGGTTGCCATTCCGGACATGAGGGAGGGCGTGGGGAGGTGGCGTCGCGGCGAGTTGACCGACGAGGAGGTCCTAAAGCTTGAGTGCAGCGTCTGTCCCGGGCCCGGTTCCTGCGCCATGATGGGTACGGCCAACACAATGGCGTGTTTTGCCGAAGTTCTGGGAGTAACCTTGCCGGGATCGTCCACGGCTCACGCAGTATCATCCGAAAAAAAGCGTATTGCCCGTCAAAGCGGCCTGGAAGTCCTTCGGCTTGTCCGTGAAGACATCAAACCCCGGGACATCATGACCAGAGGAGCCTTTGAAAATGCCGTAAGAGTTTGTGCCGCCGTCGGCGGATCGACCAACCTTCTGCTTCACGCTCCCGCCATAGCAGCCGAAGCGGAAATAGATATTTCTCTGAAGGATTTTGATACCCTGAGCAGAACAACTCCCTATATATGCCATCTCAAGCCCGCAGGTCCCTTTACCCTTCTGGATCTGGACATGGCCGGAGGTATTCCGGCTGTTTGCAAACGCTTGATGCCTCTTCTGAATCCCGACGAAGTTAATGTTCTGGGTATGAAGATTAGGGACGTGGCGGCCAGGGCCGTGATCAATGACGATGAAGTTATCCGGCCTCTGGATAACCCTGTAAAAGAAGAGGGAAGCTATGCCATCCTTTTCGGAACTCTGGCTCCTGACGGAGCCTGCGTTAAGCAGACCGGCGTGGATCTGTCGGTGAAATATTTCCGGGGCAGGGCCAGGGTTTTTGATAATGAGCAGGATGCGGAGCACGCTATATACGACGGAAAGATAAAGCCCGGTGATGTTGTGGTTATTCGGTATGAAGGCCCTAAGGGAGGGCCGGGTATGAGAGAAATGCTATCGGCAACGGCGGCTCTCGTGGGAATGGGTCTGGGCAAGGAATGTGCCCTTGTGACGGACGGACGATTTTCGGGATCGACCCGGGGGCTGTGCGTGGGCCATGTTTCACCGGAAGCAGCTCTTGGTGGTCCCATAGCTTATGTCATGGACGGGGATGTTATTGAGATCGATTTGCCGGGTAGAAGGATAGATTTGAAGGTTGACGAGGCCGAACTCGAGAGGCGGCGCAAGACCGTTAAGATAAGGGAAAAAGCCGTGAAGGGGGTCCTGGCACGCTACTCCATGCTGGTGGGTAAAGTTTCAGAAGGGGCAAGGCTCAGGGAGTGA
- a CDS encoding thiamine pyrophosphate-dependent enzyme, with amino-acid sequence MNSGSLINPSRPPVFCPGCSHETVVKALDRALVNLGLQGDRVCIVSDIGCSGLFDTFFNTHAVHGLHGRALTYATGIKMCRPELKVIVTLGDGGVGIGGAHFLAACRRNLDLTLIIMNNFNFGMTGGQHSSTTPQDASVTTSFLNRIEKPLPVAEVAAAAGAPFVYVCSAQDGNLTGILEEAVKFDGFSVVEIREICPGRYSRRNRLTPKMLEESVKLTPFRGLVEHNLRTEYGKAYREHLGKLEPVSLPEGIEIRFEPLERRRYEVLILGAAGQHVVTAGEVLALAAMSAGLRVAQKNEYDITVLRGPSIAEVILSGDEIHYTGIKSPDVVLAVAQEGVERRRAIFEKLSEKSLIICDSGLNLPACPAEIKEVSFRDLGIKKNQRAFGALALMAIMKRGITVDMLRFAIERRYESQKIRQEMREMLKKLSEGITGNGNR; translated from the coding sequence ATGAACTCCGGGAGCCTTATAAATCCCTCAAGACCGCCGGTTTTCTGTCCCGGCTGTTCTCACGAAACCGTGGTCAAAGCACTGGATAGAGCCCTCGTTAATTTAGGCCTTCAGGGCGACAGGGTGTGCATCGTAAGCGACATAGGATGCTCAGGCCTTTTCGATACCTTTTTCAATACCCACGCCGTTCATGGCCTGCACGGACGCGCTCTTACTTACGCCACCGGGATTAAGATGTGCAGACCCGAACTAAAGGTAATCGTTACACTGGGTGACGGTGGTGTCGGTATAGGAGGAGCTCACTTCCTGGCGGCCTGCAGACGCAACCTGGACCTGACGCTGATAATAATGAACAACTTCAACTTCGGAATGACCGGAGGACAGCATTCTTCTACAACTCCTCAGGATGCCAGTGTTACCACGAGTTTTCTTAACCGAATTGAAAAACCCCTTCCCGTTGCGGAGGTTGCTGCGGCAGCGGGAGCCCCCTTTGTGTATGTCTGTTCGGCCCAGGACGGTAATCTCACGGGTATTCTCGAAGAGGCCGTTAAATTTGACGGGTTTAGTGTGGTTGAGATCAGAGAGATATGCCCGGGCCGATATTCCCGGCGGAACAGGCTAACGCCAAAGATGCTTGAGGAATCGGTGAAATTAACGCCTTTCCGGGGTCTCGTGGAACATAACCTGCGCACCGAATACGGAAAGGCTTACAGGGAGCACCTTGGGAAGCTCGAGCCCGTATCGCTTCCGGAGGGAATAGAAATTCGCTTTGAGCCGCTGGAAAGAAGAAGATATGAGGTTTTGATTCTCGGCGCGGCTGGACAACATGTGGTTACGGCAGGAGAAGTTCTGGCTCTTGCCGCGATGAGTGCGGGTCTGAGGGTTGCGCAGAAAAACGAATACGACATAACGGTCCTGAGGGGACCGTCGATTGCGGAAGTCATTTTATCGGGAGATGAAATTCACTACACCGGGATCAAAAGTCCCGATGTGGTTCTTGCCGTTGCCCAGGAAGGCGTTGAAAGAAGGCGGGCTATTTTTGAAAAGCTTTCGGAAAAATCACTGATTATTTGCGACTCGGGGTTGAACCTCCCTGCTTGCCCTGCCGAGATTAAGGAAGTCAGTTTTCGTGATCTGGGTATAAAGAAAAATCAAAGGGCTTTTGGCGCTCTGGCTTTAATGGCAATCATGAAAAGAGGCATTACCGTGGATATGCTTCGATTTGCCATAGAAAGGCGTTACGAATCTCAAAAGATAAGGCAGGAAATGCGGGAAATGCTGAAAAAACTTTCTGAAGGGATAACCGGCAATGGGAACCGATAG
- a CDS encoding 3-hydroxyacyl-CoA dehydrogenase family protein has product MGTDSLYTGHVEVRKVACIGSGFIGQGWAVVFALRGLPVAAYDIGETVLSEAQRRIRKHLNLLRDHGLVTSDEVDEALGRIEFTTVMERALEGADYVQESVPDRLQIKRKVFQDLDGMTDRAVILASSSSGFRMTDIQKGLRHPERCVLVHPFLPVHIIPVVEVVGGELTSPEVVERVCEFMKRVGKVPIRLKKEVPGYILNRFQAAVLREAVDLVGRGVASVEDIDRAFRLGLGIRDPFMGPFMRASMAGGDIEGFFEHFSSSYRSRWEDMATWTEIPEEAKEKVVEEVSLLETAFGTDLEARELWRDRMIVEMIKFLNSFEVKE; this is encoded by the coding sequence ATGGGAACCGATAGTTTATACACCGGTCATGTGGAGGTCCGAAAGGTTGCATGCATAGGCTCGGGGTTTATAGGTCAGGGGTGGGCCGTTGTCTTTGCGCTCCGTGGGCTTCCCGTCGCGGCTTATGACATCGGAGAAACGGTTCTTTCAGAGGCTCAACGAAGAATAAGAAAACACCTTAATCTTTTGAGAGACCATGGCCTTGTGACTTCTGACGAAGTTGATGAAGCCTTAGGAAGGATCGAATTTACGACGGTAATGGAAAGAGCCCTGGAAGGGGCGGACTATGTTCAAGAATCCGTTCCGGACAGGCTTCAGATAAAGCGAAAAGTTTTTCAAGATCTGGACGGAATGACCGATCGGGCGGTTATTCTTGCCAGCAGCTCTTCAGGCTTCAGGATGACGGATATTCAGAAAGGACTCCGGCATCCGGAGCGTTGCGTTCTGGTTCACCCCTTTCTGCCCGTACACATCATTCCCGTGGTCGAAGTCGTTGGCGGTGAGCTGACGTCGCCGGAAGTTGTCGAAAGGGTATGTGAGTTTATGAAGCGGGTGGGTAAGGTTCCCATCAGGCTTAAGAAAGAGGTACCGGGATACATTCTTAACCGTTTTCAGGCCGCAGTGCTTAGAGAAGCCGTTGATCTGGTGGGCCGTGGGGTGGCTTCGGTTGAGGACATAGACAGGGCTTTTCGATTGGGGCTGGGGATCCGAGACCCTTTTATGGGGCCTTTTATGAGGGCCAGTATGGCCGGGGGCGACATAGAAGGTTTTTTTGAACACTTTTCTTCTTCCTACAGGAGTAGATGGGAAGATATGGCCACGTGGACCGAGATTCCGGAGGAGGCAAAAGAGAAGGTGGTAGAAGAAGTCAGTTTGCTGGAGACCGCCTTTGGGACGGATTTGGAAGCCCGAGAATTATGGCGTGATCGTATGATTGTGGAGATGATTAAATTTCTGAATTCTTTCGAGGTAAAGGAATAG
- a CDS encoding GntR family transcriptional regulator gives MPQKSSNLDALVKKIENMILTGVFRPREHLVETDLASRLNVSRYAVRDALKILETKGLVQITPYKGATVKDLSKKEIEDIFVIRVQLERLALRLALKNIRPEDIDRLEELADRFEEAYEKRDIEAMIQTNSRFHDAMFELADNPVLFQLIVDLRTRLYIVRYASWSSPGVLQTILQEHREFLKAFREKDVAKLDELAERHLAHAKERYLAQLEAVEAFAH, from the coding sequence ATGCCGCAGAAAAGCTCTAACCTGGATGCACTGGTGAAAAAAATAGAAAACATGATCCTTACGGGTGTTTTTAGACCCAGGGAACATCTCGTCGAAACCGACCTTGCTTCCAGACTCAATGTCAGCCGCTATGCGGTCCGGGATGCACTCAAGATACTTGAGACGAAAGGCCTTGTTCAGATTACTCCCTATAAGGGAGCCACGGTTAAAGACCTGAGCAAAAAAGAGATTGAAGACATTTTTGTTATTCGGGTTCAACTGGAGCGTCTTGCCCTGAGGCTGGCCTTGAAGAACATCCGTCCCGAGGACATCGATCGGCTGGAAGAGCTGGCGGATCGGTTTGAAGAAGCCTATGAAAAGAGAGACATTGAGGCAATGATTCAGACAAATTCGAGATTTCACGATGCCATGTTTGAGCTGGCCGATAACCCCGTGCTGTTCCAGCTCATAGTGGACCTCAGAACGCGGCTCTATATCGTGCGCTATGCATCGTGGTCGTCTCCGGGCGTTTTGCAAACGATCCTTCAGGAACACAGGGAATTTTTAAAAGCTTTCAGAGAGAAAGATGTTGCCAAGCTGGATGAACTGGCAGAAAGACATCTGGCTCACGCCAAAGAACGCTATCTTGCTCAGCTGGAGGCGGTTGAGGCCTTTGCCCACTAA
- a CDS encoding hydroxyacid dehydrogenase has product MEKRFSVLLCEDMHEAGVNLLKEKCNVKFPESLEEDDLVREVADVDAVVIRARGAITRRVIEAAPRLKVIGRHGVGLDNIDLEAAREKGIRVVYTPLANAQSVAEHFVGLALVLAKKINHAFEALKQGHWNARYEIRTTELQGKTLGVVGFGNIGQCTARICHFGFEMPVLYFDVEPKEDAEKLMNARRVSLEELFSQSDIISINLPLLPETRHLIDRKFFTMMKPTAFVINMARGPVWKEEDLIEVLKERRIAGAAADVFEQEPLPADHPLLKLDNFVGTPHMAAHTEEGMYRMSMVAEDVIAVLEGREPRFPAV; this is encoded by the coding sequence ATGGAGAAGAGGTTTTCCGTGTTGCTTTGTGAAGACATGCATGAAGCCGGTGTGAATCTGCTTAAGGAAAAATGCAACGTTAAGTTTCCCGAGTCTCTTGAAGAGGATGACCTGGTTCGGGAGGTGGCCGACGTAGACGCCGTGGTCATAAGAGCCCGAGGGGCTATAACCCGGCGGGTTATTGAAGCAGCTCCCAGGTTGAAGGTAATAGGTCGTCACGGCGTGGGGCTGGATAACATAGATCTTGAAGCGGCCAGGGAAAAAGGTATTCGCGTTGTTTACACCCCGCTGGCAAATGCTCAGAGCGTTGCCGAGCATTTTGTCGGTCTGGCACTGGTTCTGGCGAAAAAGATCAACCACGCCTTTGAAGCACTCAAACAGGGCCATTGGAACGCCCGATACGAAATCCGCACGACCGAGCTACAGGGAAAAACCCTTGGGGTTGTGGGTTTCGGCAACATTGGCCAGTGCACTGCCCGGATATGTCATTTCGGTTTTGAAATGCCCGTTTTATATTTTGACGTTGAGCCCAAAGAGGATGCCGAAAAGCTGATGAATGCCCGTCGGGTAAGTCTGGAAGAGTTGTTTTCTCAGTCCGATATAATCTCCATAAACCTGCCCTTACTTCCCGAGACCAGGCATCTCATAGACAGAAAATTCTTCACAATGATGAAACCCACGGCCTTCGTGATCAACATGGCTCGAGGTCCTGTGTGGAAAGAAGAGGATCTGATAGAGGTTTTGAAGGAAAGAAGAATTGCAGGTGCTGCGGCCGATGTATTCGAGCAGGAGCCCCTGCCTGCAGATCATCCGCTCCTCAAGCTGGATAACTTTGTGGGGACTCCTCACATGGCCGCTCATACCGAGGAGGGGATGTACAGGATGAGCATGGTTGCCGAAGATGTCATAGCCGTCCTGGAAGGGCGGGAGCCCAGGTTCCCCGCCGTGTAG
- a CDS encoding UxaA family hydrolase translates to MDAVRTGAILIHRSDNVAVALKDIAEGSCLQVGGLRVVLRDHVPRGHKFAVSPIPAGSPVFKYGHYIGTATKDILPGEHVHDHNMVAGEVPGDRKVAAGRSFFPDTSEPDEPPVFKGFLRPDGSVGIRNYVAIMTTVSCANPVASRIADIFRPRLEKDFPGVDGVVAFGHTLGCGMAARSPGLANLRRSIAGYCNHPSFFAVVLLGLGCETNQLKALLDEYYLKDRSRLLTVNIQDVGGTERAVEIVRDWLERELKEASAVKRVDVPVSRLVVGLECGGSDAFSGITANPSLGVAVDMLVGYGGTAVLSETPEIYGAEHILMTRAVNDRVSLKLAEKIEWWKNYTGLHGCVLDNNPQPGNKAGGITTIYEKSLGAVSKGGTTSLRAVYDYAERITETGLVFMDTPGYDVTSITGMVAGGAHLICFTTGRGSVLGCKPAPVIKIASNSDTFLRMQKDMDLNAGAIIDEGLTLREMGECIFREILEVASGKKTKSESFGFGDDSFVPWHIGAVI, encoded by the coding sequence ATGGATGCCGTAAGGACAGGTGCAATCCTCATTCATAGAAGCGACAATGTGGCTGTGGCCCTGAAGGATATTGCCGAAGGTAGTTGCCTGCAGGTTGGTGGGCTCCGGGTAGTTTTAAGGGATCATGTTCCCCGTGGTCATAAGTTTGCCGTCAGTCCGATCCCGGCAGGAAGCCCTGTTTTCAAGTATGGGCACTACATAGGAACTGCAACGAAAGATATTCTTCCCGGTGAACATGTTCACGATCATAACATGGTGGCGGGTGAGGTTCCGGGAGATAGGAAGGTTGCTGCTGGCAGGAGTTTTTTCCCCGATACATCGGAGCCCGATGAACCGCCCGTTTTTAAAGGTTTCCTCAGACCCGACGGCAGTGTGGGTATTCGAAATTACGTTGCAATAATGACGACGGTCTCATGTGCCAACCCGGTGGCATCAAGGATTGCCGATATTTTCCGGCCACGACTTGAAAAGGACTTTCCGGGGGTGGACGGAGTCGTGGCCTTTGGTCACACGCTGGGATGCGGAATGGCCGCCCGATCTCCGGGGCTTGCAAACCTGCGGCGCTCCATTGCCGGATATTGTAATCACCCCTCCTTTTTTGCCGTGGTCCTTTTGGGGTTGGGATGTGAAACGAATCAGCTGAAGGCTCTGCTGGATGAGTACTATCTGAAGGACAGAAGCAGATTGCTTACGGTAAACATTCAGGATGTGGGCGGCACCGAAAGGGCCGTTGAAATCGTAAGGGATTGGCTTGAGAGGGAATTAAAAGAAGCTTCAGCCGTGAAGCGGGTGGATGTCCCGGTATCCAGACTTGTGGTGGGACTAGAGTGCGGCGGTTCCGATGCATTCTCGGGTATTACTGCAAATCCTTCACTGGGTGTAGCGGTGGACATGCTGGTCGGGTACGGAGGAACGGCCGTACTGAGTGAAACGCCCGAAATTTACGGAGCGGAACATATTCTAATGACCAGAGCCGTTAATGATCGGGTTTCCCTGAAACTGGCGGAAAAGATAGAGTGGTGGAAAAATTACACCGGGCTTCACGGGTGTGTGCTCGACAACAACCCGCAGCCCGGGAACAAAGCCGGTGGAATTACGACGATTTACGAAAAATCGTTGGGAGCGGTTTCCAAAGGCGGGACCACTTCACTCAGGGCGGTGTATGATTACGCCGAAAGGATAACGGAAACGGGGCTGGTTTTTATGGATACTCCCGGTTACGATGTAACCTCGATTACAGGGATGGTTGCCGGAGGAGCTCATCTTATATGCTTCACCACGGGTCGAGGATCTGTGCTGGGTTGTAAGCCTGCTCCGGTGATAAAAATTGCTTCCAACAGCGATACCTTTTTGCGTATGCAGAAAGATATGGACCTTAACGCAGGTGCCATTATCGACGAGGGGTTAACTTTGAGGGAAATGGGTGAATGTATATTTCGAGAAATTCTGGAGGTTGCTTCGGGTAAAAAAACGAAGAGTGAGTCCTTCGGTTTCGGTGATGACTCCTTTGTGCCTTGGCACATAGGGGCGGTCATTTAA
- a CDS encoding CaiB/BaiF CoA transferase family protein, with protein sequence MLQPLQGIRVLELARTLAGPFCGMILGDMGADVIKVEQPGVGDETRHYKPPEWGGESCYYLSLNRNKKSITVNLKSEQGREIIKALAAQSDVLIENFRTGTMEKFGLGYEELKKINPELVYCAVSGFGRRGPLKDEPAYDLLMQAFGGLMSVTGEPEGPPVRVGFSIVDLATGLYAAFGVMAALFARTKTGKGQYVEVSLLQAVVSLQTYLGQSFLATGESPGRMGSGHPNLAPYQAFEAGDGYVIIAVPNDWLWIKMCDALGLEHLKNDPRFKTNKDRVKHREVLVELITDFTRRKSREEIISRLKKAGVPCGPINTVGEVLTHPQVVHLKMVEEVPHPTIGIMKLLGIPLYLSDTPGSIRLAPPLLGEHTEEVLQGLGYSEADIENLRKEGVI encoded by the coding sequence ATGCTTCAACCCCTTCAGGGTATCAGGGTCCTTGAGCTTGCCAGAACTCTGGCAGGCCCCTTCTGCGGAATGATTCTGGGTGATATGGGAGCCGACGTCATCAAGGTTGAACAGCCGGGTGTGGGCGACGAAACAAGACACTATAAACCCCCGGAATGGGGAGGTGAAAGCTGCTACTATCTCAGTCTGAACCGAAATAAAAAAAGTATTACCGTTAATTTAAAAAGTGAGCAGGGCCGGGAAATTATCAAAGCCCTTGCGGCCCAATCCGACGTGCTCATCGAAAATTTCCGCACCGGAACAATGGAAAAATTCGGACTGGGTTATGAAGAGCTCAAAAAGATTAACCCGGAGCTTGTCTATTGCGCCGTTAGCGGTTTTGGTCGAAGGGGTCCGCTGAAAGATGAACCCGCCTATGATCTTCTCATGCAGGCCTTTGGCGGTTTGATGAGCGTCACGGGTGAACCGGAGGGCCCGCCGGTCAGGGTGGGGTTTTCAATAGTTGACCTTGCGACGGGCCTTTATGCGGCCTTCGGTGTTATGGCCGCTCTCTTTGCCCGGACAAAAACGGGGAAAGGTCAGTATGTTGAGGTGTCACTACTTCAAGCGGTGGTATCGCTTCAAACCTACCTGGGTCAGTCCTTTCTTGCCACGGGGGAAAGTCCTGGCAGGATGGGTTCGGGCCATCCCAATCTTGCGCCTTATCAGGCCTTTGAGGCAGGTGATGGCTATGTGATCATCGCAGTTCCCAACGATTGGCTGTGGATAAAAATGTGTGATGCTCTTGGCTTGGAGCATCTCAAAAACGACCCGAGGTTTAAGACCAACAAGGATCGGGTAAAGCATCGTGAAGTTCTGGTGGAGTTAATCACCGATTTTACGAGACGGAAAAGCCGTGAGGAGATCATATCCCGGCTTAAAAAGGCCGGTGTTCCCTGTGGTCCCATAAATACCGTTGGCGAGGTGCTCACACACCCTCAGGTTGTTCATCTGAAAATGGTCGAAGAGGTTCCTCATCCCACCATCGGTATAATGAAACTCCTCGGTATTCCTCTTTATCTCTCCGATACCCCCGGCTCCATCCGTTTGGCTCCGCCTCTTTTGGGTGAACATACCGAAGAAGTGCTCCAGGGTCTTGGGTACTCCGAGGCAGACATAGAAAACCTCAGGAAAGAGGGTGTTATTTAA
- a CDS encoding hydroxyacid dehydrogenase: MKILLAEKIHEAGMTILEQAGKVMVSPSVSEEVIVEELKDADAFVVRSSPVTRRMIQASPRLKVIGRHGIGVDNIDLEAATERGVIVVNTPDANSMSVAEYVVMAMGYLAKRFKEADRALREGLFNRDGSLPGLVTRLGFTCIELNGKTLGLVGFGRIGRLVARKCRDGFDMRVIAYDPYISEEAIRQGGAVPRSDLESVFVEADVVSVHVPLSEETRGLIDMRYLRLMKPTAYLINAARGGIVVEKDLYEILKEKRIAGAAIDVFEKEPPPPDHPFFTLDNVLVTPHMAAMTDGALKRMAEEVARDVVAVLKGERPRNLVNPQAWDETRFKENRL; the protein is encoded by the coding sequence ATGAAGATACTGTTAGCCGAGAAGATTCACGAAGCAGGTATGACCATTTTGGAGCAGGCCGGTAAGGTGATGGTGTCGCCGAGTGTGTCGGAGGAGGTCATCGTAGAAGAACTTAAGGACGCCGATGCTTTCGTCGTTCGTTCTTCACCTGTTACCCGGCGAATGATTCAGGCCTCTCCTCGTCTTAAGGTTATCGGAAGGCACGGAATAGGTGTGGATAACATAGATCTTGAGGCCGCAACCGAGAGAGGGGTCATCGTCGTCAACACACCCGACGCCAACAGCATGTCCGTTGCCGAGTATGTCGTGATGGCCATGGGGTATCTTGCAAAGAGGTTCAAGGAGGCCGATAGAGCCCTCCGGGAAGGCCTGTTCAACAGGGATGGTTCTCTTCCGGGGCTGGTCACGCGGCTTGGCTTTACCTGCATAGAACTAAACGGAAAAACCCTCGGGCTCGTCGGTTTCGGACGTATAGGCCGACTGGTTGCCCGGAAGTGCCGTGACGGTTTCGATATGAGGGTGATAGCCTATGACCCCTACATTTCGGAAGAGGCAATTCGGCAGGGTGGAGCCGTACCGCGGAGCGACCTGGAGTCAGTTTTTGTTGAAGCCGACGTCGTGTCCGTACACGTTCCCCTGTCCGAAGAAACCCGAGGGCTTATTGATATGCGTTATCTCAGGCTCATGAAGCCGACGGCCTATCTTATAAATGCGGCAAGAGGTGGTATTGTCGTGGAAAAGGATCTTTACGAGATTCTGAAAGAGAAACGTATTGCCGGGGCGGCAATCGACGTGTTTGAAAAGGAACCTCCACCGCCAGATCACCCCTTCTTTACCCTGGATAATGTGCTCGTTACCCCTCATATGGCCGCAATGACGGATGGAGCGCTTAAGAGGATGGCAGAAGAAGTTGCCCGTGATGTCGTTGCCGTTCTGAAAGGCGAGCGCCCCCGTAATCTTGTGAATCCTCAGGCATGGGATGAAACTCGGTTTAAGGAGAACAGGCTATGA